The following coding sequences are from one Halictus rubicundus isolate RS-2024b chromosome 11, iyHalRubi1_principal, whole genome shotgun sequence window:
- the LOC143358868 gene encoding GIGYF family protein Gyf isoform X1: MTDSMKFGPEWLRNLSADSCNNGGGGGGTTSLTTPRYQLAEHRYGREEMLILFDRNCKPPESLTNFSTLYIEKTQLPLALIQMTEDETRMWNGGITNVGGQGRGGSVDRGGRVKSSRGSLYSSHYSRGVGFDDSGDGRRIDSMPFPGRNRPFDRSQSERGWSERNGASDPGEWNGSTSPRKELSRGPGGSSVVEGNWRRHRGAGTEDDDGWRKWGRSSWREGGSMDRDRLDRNEGDGEEGVTKGGRFEHRGNHRTSHDLSHHPPSRTARTWESNHHDINHDNLPEWATENPSESGGSFDASGAFHGGIYSDDDEDGVISAGGSQESRTRRVSEGSAGSTTKPSGKHLSYSSSQGQPLNRGPPSSTISTINKDRQKSLHPLDAKDKAVEKERRSNSPSSTKPPITSITSITPITPITLTDSAVTKTFTSASSSISTSASPSASALALASSSASASTSTSASALTLTSATAPTSASSSESVQKRSNATAKAKATTTATATEEAEIGKPMSVDCSGNNKNKSPSKTQTREETKVQTEIKVDHQISVAKRQQQIPLQTEPQKGIVVHGTGTEETRQKGDDDLDRMKEEADALVAKLMADEESHREKTTASVPPSIGNQPSTVPSTNGQEKWFYRDPQGEVQGPFLASEMAEWCKAGYFNAGLMVRRTCDERYTTLGELMKICGRIPFTPGPTIPPLKLTDQGIPAVPNTVPAGLPTLPKTGIEDPLLLLQYQHMRLLQNQQLLLRQMRTSAIAKLSQSEQWATLSPVEQNQLIYQCVIQDSEISEVPTISTPPFVPHLPSQTSNPVMQLFSQMQQAKLQPDTTHLTSNPHSTTAAHPPSVDPIQQLIQQMGGMQNIPGMQQTSISSTTPATQQDNPIKSLLRQLNVNANGHPQTTHMDTVWPQPPPQITPQFNAQNWIGQVGPIPAVPPGQMPTSLWDLHTKEIKTEQQILEEQNLRLQEDRKKEELRKQEELQRQAEEEVEKKKKEEQVRQAEEAKRKDEERKRKEEEKKRKDEEKRKQEEERKKKEEKKRKEEEKKREEKKRKEEEKKREEKRKQEEQNLKKKQEEEKRKKDEIKKKEEEKQKKEDEKKKKLEEEQRKQEEDRMRKEASARKQAEAEEQARRAEQRRREAEALRKLQERSKAPWAQAPRAPPPPTPINSFAEIQRLEREKKVEEQRLQQMMQQQLAQQKAMEAAQEASAADSSKRLQFKWAEKATASTKPLQVKSLAQIQQEEQERIAKVKQQERERQEKAGQKESTNVLQTAGIWGTASQCLNWANASASSGSQAWSNNTGGTSGFWDDPAPTKATAIAKQPAKQSATVKLPSSNQTLQTNKPNKSKNKREEELVKKLFEQNTAKVDDFTQWCNKALSGLQVSVDIPTFVGFLRDIESAYDVKEYVRDYLGDNKQSSEFAKQFLDKRSKWRSAQRPQAQADDLCKPAPAINPNAPTEFQEAKGKSKKPKKGKMYRVDNKILGFSVTAAPDRINVGARDYGEGV, translated from the exons ATGACGGATTCTATGAAATTTGGTCCAGAATG GTTGCGCAATCTGTCAGCAGACAGTTGTAATAACGGTGGAGGCGGTGGAGGTACTACAAGCTTGACTACTCCACGTTATCAATTAGCGGAACATAGATACGGAAGAGAAGAGATGTTGATTTTGTTCGATCGTAATTGTAAGCCACCCGAATCATTGACAAATTTCTCAACGttatatatcgagaaaactcaACTTCCCTTGGCTCTTATacaaatgacagaagacgaaaCG CGAATGTGGAATGGAGGGATAACCAATGTCGGTGGTCAAGGAAGGGGTGGAAGCGTCGATCGCGGAGGGCGTGTAAAAAGTAGTAGAGGAAGCTTGTACTCGTCCCATTACTCCCGAGGCGTTGGTTTCGACGATTCGGGAGATGGTAGGAGAATCGACAGTATGCCATTTCCG GGAAGAAACCGGCCATTCGATAGATCTCAGAGCGAACGCGGATGGTCGGAAAGAAACGGGGCATCGGATCCAGGCGAGTGGAATGGCTCTACTAGTCCTAGAAAGGAATTAAGTCGCGGGCCAGGCGGTAGTTCTGTCGTGGAGGGTAATTGGCGGCGTCATCGTGGTGCTGGTACTGAAGACGACGATGGCTGGCGTAAATGGG GTAGAAGCAGTTGGCGCGAAGGAGGAAGTATGGACAGGGATAGATTAGATCGAAACGAAGGAGACGGAGAGGAAGGTGTGACCAAAGGTGGGAGATTCGAGCATCGTGGGAATCACAGAACCTCGCACGACTTAAGTCATCATCCGCCTTCCCGTACTGCTCGCACTTGGGAGTCGAATCATCATGATATCAATCATGATAACCTTCCTGAATG GGCCACCGAAAATCCCAGTGAAAGTGGAGGTAGTTTCGACGCTTCTGGCGCGTTCCATGGTGGGATATATTcggacgacgacgaggacggaGTGATAAGTGCGGGTGGTTCTCAGGAATCGAGGACTCGACGTGTATCCGAGGGGAGTGCTGGTAGTACAACGAAACCTAGTGGAAAGCATTTATCTTACAGCTCGTCTCAGGGACAGCCTCTGAACCGCGGACCACCCAGCAGTACAATTAGTACAATCAATAAAGATAGGCAGAAATCTTTGCATCCGCTTGACGCCAAAGACAAGGCCgtcgagaaagagaggagaagcaACTCTCCGTCATCGACGAAACCGCCGATTACGTCGATTACGTCGATCACGCCGATTACGCCGATTACCTTGACGGACAGCGCGGTCACGAAGACTTTTACATCGGCGTCGTCATCGATATCTACGTCGGCATCgccgtcggcgtcggcgttggCGTTGGCGTCGTCGTCGGCATCGGcatcgacgtcgacgtcggctTCGGCGTTGACGTTGACATCGGCGACGGCGCCGACGTCGGCATCGTCGTCTGAAAGCGTACAAAAAAGAAGCAACGCGACGGCAAAGGCAAAGGCTACGACAACGGCCACGGCCACGGAAGAGGCCGAAATCGGTAAACCGATGTCCGTAGATTGTTCcgggaataataaaaataaatctcCAAGTAAAACACAGACGAGGGAGGAGACAAAGGTTCAAACGGAGATAAAGGTGGACCACCAGATTTCGGTTGCGAAGAGACAACAACAGATCCCATTACAAACGGAACCTCAGAAGGGCATCGTCGTGCACGGTACAGGAACGGAGGAGACCAGGCAGAAAGGCGACGATGACTTGGATAGAATGAAGGAAGAGGCGGACGCGTTAGTGGCGAAATTAATGGCGGACGAGGAAAGTCATAGGGAGAAAACTACTGCCAGTGTACCGCCGTCTATTGGTAACCAACCTTCTACAGTTCCATCGACCAATGGACAGGAGAAATGGTTTTACCGTGATCCACAGGGTGAAGTTCAGGGCCCGTTCTTAGCAAGCGAAATGGCGGAATGGTGTAAAGCCGGTTACTTCAACGCTGGATTGATGGTAAGGAGAACCTGCGACGAGCGGTACACGACTTTAGGGGAGTTGATGAAGATTTGTGGTAGAATACCATTTACCCCAGGACCTACTATTCCTCCCTTGAAG TTGACGGATCAAGGGATTCCCGCGGTTCCCAACACGGTACCTGCCGGTTTGCCCACTTTACCAAAGACTGGTATAGAAGACCCACTTCTTTTACTTCAATACCAGCATATGCGGCTACTGCAGAATCAGCAGCTGCTACTCAGGCAAATGCGAACGTCCGCTATAGCGAAGCTCTCTCAATCCGAGCAATGGGCCACCTTGAGTCCCGTCGAACAGAACCAATTGATTTATCAGTGCGTTATCCAAGACTCCGAAATATCGGAAGTCCCGACGATCTCCACCCCACCGTTTGTACCTCATTTGCCGTCTCAGACTTCGAATCCTGTTATGCAACTTTTTTCACAGATGCAGCAG GCGAAACTTCAACCAGACACTACTCATCTAACGTCGAATCCTCATTCTACCACAGCAGCTCATCCTCCCTCAGTAGATCCCATACAGCAGCTCATACAACAAATGGGTGGAATGCAGAATATACCTGGTATGCAGCAGACGAGTATAAGTTCAACGACACCCGCGACGCAGCAAGACAATCCCATAAAATCGTTGTTACGTCAACTGAACGTCAATGCGAACGGCCATCCGCAGACGACGCATATGGATACTGTTTGGCCGCAGCCTCCGCCACAAATTACTCCACAGTTTAACGcgcagaattggataggacag GTCGGACCGATACCCGCTGTACCACCTGGTCAAATGCCTACCTCTTTATGGGATCTACATACGAAAGAAATAAAGACTGAGCAGCAAATATTG GAAGAACAGAATCTTAGGCTGCAGGAAGACAGGAAGAAAGAAGAGCTCCGGAAGCAAGAGGAATTGCAGCGACAGGCCGAGGAGGAGgtcgagaagaagaagaaggaggagcaAGTCAGACAAGCGGAAGAAGCGAAACGAAAAGACGAGGAAAGGAAACGAAAGGAGGAGGAGAAAAAGAGGAAAGACGAAGAGAAACGCAAGCAAGAGGAGGAGCGCAAAAAGAAGGAGGAAAAGAAGCGAAAGGAGGAAGAGAAAAagcgagaagaaaagaaacgtaaagaggaggagaagaagcgaGAGGAGAAGAGGAAGCAAGAGGAGCAGAATCTGAAGAAAAAACAAGAGgaggagaagaggaagaaagatGAGATaaagaagaaggaggaagagAAGCAGAAAAAAGAGgacgagaagaagaaaaaattggAAGAGGAACAACGAAAGCAGGAGGAAGACAGAATGCG GAAAGAAGCGAGCGCGCGCAAGCAGGCGGAAGCGGAAGAGCAGGCCCGGCGAGCGGAACAGAGACGACGGGAAGCAGAGGCGCTCCGGAAGTTGCAAGAAAGAAGTAAAGCGCCGTGGGCACAGGCACCTCGTGCACCACCCCCTCCCACCCCCATCAATTCGTTCGCTGAAATCCAAAGACTCGAGCGGGAGAAGAAAGTT GAGGAGCAACGGTTACAACAAATGATGCAGCAGCAGTTGGCGCAGCAAAAGGCCATGGAAGCGGCTCAGGAGGCCTCGGCTGCCGACTCGTCGAAAAGATTGCAATTCAAGTGGGCAGAGAAGGCCACAGCCTCGACGAAACCATTGCAGGTCAAGAGCCTCGCGCAGATCCAGCAAGAAGAACAGGAGCGCATCGCCAAGGTAAAG CAGCAAGAAAGGGAGCGGCAAGAAAAGGCTGGTCAGAAGGAGTCGACGAACGTGCTACAAACTGCCGGAATCTGGGGCACTGCTTCGCAGTGTTTGAATTGGGCGAATGCGAGCGCGTCCAGCGGCAGCCAAGCATGGTCGAACAATACCGGAGGCACCAGCGGTTTCTGGGACGATCCGGCACCCACCAAAGCCACCGCTATAGCTAAGCAACCGGCGAAGCAATCCGCCACCGTTAAATTGCCCTCCAGCAATCAAACGTTGCAAACCAACAAGCCGAATAAGAGTAAAAATAAGAGGGAAGAGGAATTGGTGAAGAAATTGTTTGAACAGAACACTGCCAAGGTAGATGATTTCACGCAATGGTGCAACAAGGCACTGAGCGGTTTACAGGTGTCTGTGGACA TACCCACGTTCGTCGGATTTCTACGAGACATCGAGTCCGCGTACGATGTGAAGGAATACGTTCGAGACTACCTCGGTGATAATAAACAGAGTTCCGAGTTCGCTAAGCAATTTCTGGACAAGCGCAGTAAATGGCGATCGGCTCAACGACCGCAAGCGCAGGCGGACGATCTCTGCAAACCAGCGCCTGCCATTAATCCAAATGCGCCCACGGAATTTCAGGAAGCGAAG GGGAAATCGAAGAAACCGAAGAAGGGGAAAATGTACAGAGTCGATAACAAAATCCTCGGATTCAGCGTGACCGCAGCGCCTGACCGTATTAACGTTGGTGCCCGTGACTACGGTGAAGGTGTGTGA
- the LOC143358868 gene encoding GIGYF family protein Gyf isoform X2, translating to MTDSMKFGPEWLRNLSADSCNNGGGGGGTTSLTTPRYQLAEHRYGREEMLILFDRNCKPPESLTNFSTLYIEKTQLPLALIQMTEDETRMWNGGITNVGGQGRGGSVDRGGRVKSSRGSLYSSHYSRGVGFDDSGDGRRIDSMPFPGRNRPFDRSQSERGWSERNGASDPGEWNGSTSPRKELSRGPGGSSVVEGNWRRHRGAGTEDDDGWRKWGRSSWREGGSMDRDRLDRNEGDGEEGVTKGGRFEHRGNHRTSHDLSHHPPSRTARTWESNHHDINHDNLPEWATENPSESGGSFDASGAFHGGIYSDDDEDGVISAGGSQESRTRRVSEGSAGSTTKPSGKHLSYSSSQGQPLNRGPPSSTISTINKDRQKSLHPLDAKDKAVEKERRSNSPSSTKPPITSITSITPITPITLTDSAVTKTFTSASSSISTSASPSASALALASSSASASTSTSASALTLTSATAPTSASSSESVQKRSNATAKAKATTTATATEEAEIGKPMSVDCSGNNKNKSPSKTQTREETKVQTEIKVDHQISVAKRQQQIPLQTEPQKGIVVHGTGTEETRQKGDDDLDRMKEEADALVAKLMADEESHREKTTASVPPSIGNQPSTVPSTNGQEKWFYRDPQGEVQGPFLASEMAEWCKAGYFNAGLMVRRTCDERYTTLGELMKICGRIPFTPGPTIPPLKLTDQGIPAVPNTVPAGLPTLPKTGIEDPLLLLQYQHMRLLQNQQLLLRQMRTSAIAKLSQSEQWATLSPVEQNQLIYQCVIQDSEISEVPTISTPPFVPHLPSQTSNPVMQLFSQMQQAKLQPDTTHLTSNPHSTTAAHPPSVDPIQQLIQQMGGMQNIPGMQQTSISSTTPATQQDNPIKSLLRQLNVNANGHPQTTHMDTVWPQPPPQITPQFNAQNWIGQVGPIPAVPPGQMPTSLWDLHTKEIKTEQQILEEQNLRLQEDRKKEELRKQEELQRQAEEEVEKKKKEEQVRQAEEAKRKDEERKRKEEEKKRKDEEKRKQEEERKKKEEKKRKEEEKKREEKKRKEEEKKREEKRKQEEQNLKKKQEEEKRKKDEIKKKEEEKQKKEDEKKKKLEEEQRKQEEDRMRKEASARKQAEAEEQARRAEQRRREAEALRKLQERSKAPWAQAPRAPPPPTPINSFAEIQRLEREKKVEEQRLQQMMQQQLAQQKAMEAAQEASAADSSKRLQFKWAEKATASTKPLQVKSLAQIQQEEQERIAKVKQERERQEKAGQKESTNVLQTAGIWGTASQCLNWANASASSGSQAWSNNTGGTSGFWDDPAPTKATAIAKQPAKQSATVKLPSSNQTLQTNKPNKSKNKREEELVKKLFEQNTAKVDDFTQWCNKALSGLQVSVDIPTFVGFLRDIESAYDVKEYVRDYLGDNKQSSEFAKQFLDKRSKWRSAQRPQAQADDLCKPAPAINPNAPTEFQEAKGKSKKPKKGKMYRVDNKILGFSVTAAPDRINVGARDYGEGV from the exons ATGACGGATTCTATGAAATTTGGTCCAGAATG GTTGCGCAATCTGTCAGCAGACAGTTGTAATAACGGTGGAGGCGGTGGAGGTACTACAAGCTTGACTACTCCACGTTATCAATTAGCGGAACATAGATACGGAAGAGAAGAGATGTTGATTTTGTTCGATCGTAATTGTAAGCCACCCGAATCATTGACAAATTTCTCAACGttatatatcgagaaaactcaACTTCCCTTGGCTCTTATacaaatgacagaagacgaaaCG CGAATGTGGAATGGAGGGATAACCAATGTCGGTGGTCAAGGAAGGGGTGGAAGCGTCGATCGCGGAGGGCGTGTAAAAAGTAGTAGAGGAAGCTTGTACTCGTCCCATTACTCCCGAGGCGTTGGTTTCGACGATTCGGGAGATGGTAGGAGAATCGACAGTATGCCATTTCCG GGAAGAAACCGGCCATTCGATAGATCTCAGAGCGAACGCGGATGGTCGGAAAGAAACGGGGCATCGGATCCAGGCGAGTGGAATGGCTCTACTAGTCCTAGAAAGGAATTAAGTCGCGGGCCAGGCGGTAGTTCTGTCGTGGAGGGTAATTGGCGGCGTCATCGTGGTGCTGGTACTGAAGACGACGATGGCTGGCGTAAATGGG GTAGAAGCAGTTGGCGCGAAGGAGGAAGTATGGACAGGGATAGATTAGATCGAAACGAAGGAGACGGAGAGGAAGGTGTGACCAAAGGTGGGAGATTCGAGCATCGTGGGAATCACAGAACCTCGCACGACTTAAGTCATCATCCGCCTTCCCGTACTGCTCGCACTTGGGAGTCGAATCATCATGATATCAATCATGATAACCTTCCTGAATG GGCCACCGAAAATCCCAGTGAAAGTGGAGGTAGTTTCGACGCTTCTGGCGCGTTCCATGGTGGGATATATTcggacgacgacgaggacggaGTGATAAGTGCGGGTGGTTCTCAGGAATCGAGGACTCGACGTGTATCCGAGGGGAGTGCTGGTAGTACAACGAAACCTAGTGGAAAGCATTTATCTTACAGCTCGTCTCAGGGACAGCCTCTGAACCGCGGACCACCCAGCAGTACAATTAGTACAATCAATAAAGATAGGCAGAAATCTTTGCATCCGCTTGACGCCAAAGACAAGGCCgtcgagaaagagaggagaagcaACTCTCCGTCATCGACGAAACCGCCGATTACGTCGATTACGTCGATCACGCCGATTACGCCGATTACCTTGACGGACAGCGCGGTCACGAAGACTTTTACATCGGCGTCGTCATCGATATCTACGTCGGCATCgccgtcggcgtcggcgttggCGTTGGCGTCGTCGTCGGCATCGGcatcgacgtcgacgtcggctTCGGCGTTGACGTTGACATCGGCGACGGCGCCGACGTCGGCATCGTCGTCTGAAAGCGTACAAAAAAGAAGCAACGCGACGGCAAAGGCAAAGGCTACGACAACGGCCACGGCCACGGAAGAGGCCGAAATCGGTAAACCGATGTCCGTAGATTGTTCcgggaataataaaaataaatctcCAAGTAAAACACAGACGAGGGAGGAGACAAAGGTTCAAACGGAGATAAAGGTGGACCACCAGATTTCGGTTGCGAAGAGACAACAACAGATCCCATTACAAACGGAACCTCAGAAGGGCATCGTCGTGCACGGTACAGGAACGGAGGAGACCAGGCAGAAAGGCGACGATGACTTGGATAGAATGAAGGAAGAGGCGGACGCGTTAGTGGCGAAATTAATGGCGGACGAGGAAAGTCATAGGGAGAAAACTACTGCCAGTGTACCGCCGTCTATTGGTAACCAACCTTCTACAGTTCCATCGACCAATGGACAGGAGAAATGGTTTTACCGTGATCCACAGGGTGAAGTTCAGGGCCCGTTCTTAGCAAGCGAAATGGCGGAATGGTGTAAAGCCGGTTACTTCAACGCTGGATTGATGGTAAGGAGAACCTGCGACGAGCGGTACACGACTTTAGGGGAGTTGATGAAGATTTGTGGTAGAATACCATTTACCCCAGGACCTACTATTCCTCCCTTGAAG TTGACGGATCAAGGGATTCCCGCGGTTCCCAACACGGTACCTGCCGGTTTGCCCACTTTACCAAAGACTGGTATAGAAGACCCACTTCTTTTACTTCAATACCAGCATATGCGGCTACTGCAGAATCAGCAGCTGCTACTCAGGCAAATGCGAACGTCCGCTATAGCGAAGCTCTCTCAATCCGAGCAATGGGCCACCTTGAGTCCCGTCGAACAGAACCAATTGATTTATCAGTGCGTTATCCAAGACTCCGAAATATCGGAAGTCCCGACGATCTCCACCCCACCGTTTGTACCTCATTTGCCGTCTCAGACTTCGAATCCTGTTATGCAACTTTTTTCACAGATGCAGCAG GCGAAACTTCAACCAGACACTACTCATCTAACGTCGAATCCTCATTCTACCACAGCAGCTCATCCTCCCTCAGTAGATCCCATACAGCAGCTCATACAACAAATGGGTGGAATGCAGAATATACCTGGTATGCAGCAGACGAGTATAAGTTCAACGACACCCGCGACGCAGCAAGACAATCCCATAAAATCGTTGTTACGTCAACTGAACGTCAATGCGAACGGCCATCCGCAGACGACGCATATGGATACTGTTTGGCCGCAGCCTCCGCCACAAATTACTCCACAGTTTAACGcgcagaattggataggacag GTCGGACCGATACCCGCTGTACCACCTGGTCAAATGCCTACCTCTTTATGGGATCTACATACGAAAGAAATAAAGACTGAGCAGCAAATATTG GAAGAACAGAATCTTAGGCTGCAGGAAGACAGGAAGAAAGAAGAGCTCCGGAAGCAAGAGGAATTGCAGCGACAGGCCGAGGAGGAGgtcgagaagaagaagaaggaggagcaAGTCAGACAAGCGGAAGAAGCGAAACGAAAAGACGAGGAAAGGAAACGAAAGGAGGAGGAGAAAAAGAGGAAAGACGAAGAGAAACGCAAGCAAGAGGAGGAGCGCAAAAAGAAGGAGGAAAAGAAGCGAAAGGAGGAAGAGAAAAagcgagaagaaaagaaacgtaaagaggaggagaagaagcgaGAGGAGAAGAGGAAGCAAGAGGAGCAGAATCTGAAGAAAAAACAAGAGgaggagaagaggaagaaagatGAGATaaagaagaaggaggaagagAAGCAGAAAAAAGAGgacgagaagaagaaaaaattggAAGAGGAACAACGAAAGCAGGAGGAAGACAGAATGCG GAAAGAAGCGAGCGCGCGCAAGCAGGCGGAAGCGGAAGAGCAGGCCCGGCGAGCGGAACAGAGACGACGGGAAGCAGAGGCGCTCCGGAAGTTGCAAGAAAGAAGTAAAGCGCCGTGGGCACAGGCACCTCGTGCACCACCCCCTCCCACCCCCATCAATTCGTTCGCTGAAATCCAAAGACTCGAGCGGGAGAAGAAAGTT GAGGAGCAACGGTTACAACAAATGATGCAGCAGCAGTTGGCGCAGCAAAAGGCCATGGAAGCGGCTCAGGAGGCCTCGGCTGCCGACTCGTCGAAAAGATTGCAATTCAAGTGGGCAGAGAAGGCCACAGCCTCGACGAAACCATTGCAGGTCAAGAGCCTCGCGCAGATCCAGCAAGAAGAACAGGAGCGCATCGCCAAGGTAAAG CAAGAAAGGGAGCGGCAAGAAAAGGCTGGTCAGAAGGAGTCGACGAACGTGCTACAAACTGCCGGAATCTGGGGCACTGCTTCGCAGTGTTTGAATTGGGCGAATGCGAGCGCGTCCAGCGGCAGCCAAGCATGGTCGAACAATACCGGAGGCACCAGCGGTTTCTGGGACGATCCGGCACCCACCAAAGCCACCGCTATAGCTAAGCAACCGGCGAAGCAATCCGCCACCGTTAAATTGCCCTCCAGCAATCAAACGTTGCAAACCAACAAGCCGAATAAGAGTAAAAATAAGAGGGAAGAGGAATTGGTGAAGAAATTGTTTGAACAGAACACTGCCAAGGTAGATGATTTCACGCAATGGTGCAACAAGGCACTGAGCGGTTTACAGGTGTCTGTGGACA TACCCACGTTCGTCGGATTTCTACGAGACATCGAGTCCGCGTACGATGTGAAGGAATACGTTCGAGACTACCTCGGTGATAATAAACAGAGTTCCGAGTTCGCTAAGCAATTTCTGGACAAGCGCAGTAAATGGCGATCGGCTCAACGACCGCAAGCGCAGGCGGACGATCTCTGCAAACCAGCGCCTGCCATTAATCCAAATGCGCCCACGGAATTTCAGGAAGCGAAG GGGAAATCGAAGAAACCGAAGAAGGGGAAAATGTACAGAGTCGATAACAAAATCCTCGGATTCAGCGTGACCGCAGCGCCTGACCGTATTAACGTTGGTGCCCGTGACTACGGTGAAGGTGTGTGA